A single region of the Lotus japonicus ecotype B-129 chromosome 4, LjGifu_v1.2 genome encodes:
- the LOC130711356 gene encoding auxin response factor 19-like isoform X1 yields the protein MKAPSNCYLPNSGEGERKTINSELWHACAGPLVSLPPVGSLVVYFPQGHSEQVAASMQKETDFIPSYPNLPSKLICMLHNVALHADPETDEVYAQMTLQPVNKYDKDAILASDMGLKQNRQPTEFFCKTLTASDTSTHGGFSVPRRAAEKIFPPLDYSMQPPAQELVAKDLHDTTWSFRHIYRGQPKRHLLTTGWSVFVSTKRLFAGDSVLFIRDEKQQLLLGIRRANRQQPALSSSVISSDSMHIGILAAAAHAAANNSPFTIFYNPRASPSEFVIPLAKFNKAMYTQVSLGMRFRMMFETEESGVRRHMGTITGISDLDSARWKSSQWRNLQVGWDESTAGERPSRVSIWEIEPVVTPFYICPPPFFRPKFPRQPGMPDDESDIENAFKRAMPWLGDDFGMKDASGSIFPGLSLVQWMSMQQNNQFSAAQSGCFPPMLSPNTLHSNLGTDDPSKLLSFQAPALSAPSLQFNKPNLPNQINQLHQSPVSWPQQQQQQQQQQQQQQQQLQLQHQQQQQQLQQQQQQQQQQQLQQQQQQQLQQQQSQQQQLQSLLQIPMNQLQQPRQQQLPEPKNLPLPQQQLPQQLGQQSQKAIMSNGVVASNQITNQLVLQQQQLLSGGISPQQSIHSASKTTFPLTSLPQESQFLQQIDQQASLLQRQQLPQQTQLQQSSLHLLQQNQPQRAPQQPPVATMSQQTPSEQQLHLQLLQKLQQHQQHQQLLSTSSPLLQPQLLQQQSTPQQNQQLTQLPASQHQTQQLGNNAFSTEKVLNSNSFSSSLMQPHQLPVNHPQNTQKSLAITRAPSTLTDGDAPSCSTSPSTNNCQISPSNLLKRNQQVPATLGGSLVVESTSNLIQELQSKSDMQIKNEFSNVKGFDQLKYKGTITDQMEASSSGTSYCLDPGNVQQSLPLSNFCMEGDVQSHSRSNLPFDSNLDGLTPDPVLMRGYDSQKDLQNMLSNYGGAPRDIETELSTADISSQSFGVPNMPFNPGCSGDVGINDTGVLNNGLRANQTQRMRTYTKVQKRGSVGRCIDVTRYKGYDELRNDLARMFGIEGQLEDPQRTDWKLVYVDHENDILLVGDDPWEEFVSCVQSIKILSYTEVQQMSLDGDLGNVPIPNQACSGTDSGNAWRGPYDDNSAASFNR from the exons ATGAAGGCTCCATCCAATTGTTACTTGCCAAATTCTGGTGAAG GGGAAAGGAAGACCATCAATTCAGAATTATGGCATGCTTGTGCTGGACCTTTGGTTTCTTTGCCTCCTGTTGGAAGTCTTGTGGTTTACTTCCCGCAAGGACACAGTGAGCAA GTTGCAGCTTCCATGCAAAAGGAGACTGACTTCATACCCAGTTACCCTAACCTTCCCTCCAAGTTGATTTGCATGCTTCACAATGTTGCGCTGCAT GCTGATCCTGAAACTGACGAAGTCTATGCACAAATGACCCTTCAGCCTGTAAACAAA TATGATAAGGATGCAATACTGGCATCAGACATGGGTCTCAAACAAAACCGACAACCTACAGAGTTCTTTTGCAAAACTCTTACAGCTAGTGATACAAGCACTCATGGTGGATTTTCTGTGCCTCGTAGAGCAGCTGAGAAAATATTCCCCCCCTTG GATTATTCTATGCAACCTCCCGCTCAGGAGCTTGTTGCCAAAGATTTGCACGACACTACATGGTCATTTAGACATATTTATCGGG GACAACCAAAGAGGCATCTGTTGACTACTGGTTGGAGTGTATTTGTCAGCACAAAAAGACTATTTGCTGGAGATTCTGTTCTTTTTATCAG AGATGAAAAACAGCAACTTCTTTTAGGCATAAGGCGTGCTAATAGACAGCAACCAGCACTTTCTTCATCAGTAATATCCAGTGACAGCATGCACATTGGCATTCTTGCTGCAGCAGCTCATGCTGCTGCAAATAACAGCCCATTTACTATATTTTACAATCCAAG GGCCAGCCCCTCAGAATTCGTTATTCCATTGGCCAAGTTTAACAAAGCCATGTACACTCAAGTTTCTCTAGGGATGAGATTTAGGATGATGTTCGAAACAGAGGAGTCTGGAGTACGCAGACATATGGGTACAATCACTGGGATTAGTGACTTGGATTCTGCCCGATGGAAAAGTTCACAGTGGCGCAATCTTCAG GTTGGATGGGATGAATCAACAGCTGGTGAGCGCCCGAGCAGAGTTTCAATTTGGGAAATTGAACCAGTAGTGACTCCTTTCTATATTTGTCCACCTCCATTTTTTAGGCCTAAGTTTCCCAGACAACCAGGAATGCCAG ATGACGAGTCTGATATAGAAAATGCTTTTAAGAGAGCTATGCCATGGCTTGGGGATGACTTTGGCATGAAGGATGCCTCAGGTTCAATCTTCCCTGGTTTGAGTTTAGTGCAGTGGATGAGCATGCAGCAGAATAATCAGTTCTCTGCTGCTCAATCAGGATGTTTCCCACCCATGCTTTCTCCTAATACTCTGCATAGTAACCTTGGCACGGATGACCCATCCAAGCTACTCAGCTTTCAAGCTCCTGCCCTCTCTGCACCAAGTCTTCAATTTAATAAACCTAATTTACCAAACCAAATCAACCAGCTGCACCAGTCCCCAGTATCATGGcctcagcagcagcagcagcagcaacaacaacagcagcagcagcagcagcagctacAGCTGCAACAtcaacagcagcagcagcagctacaacaacagcaacaacaacaacagcagcagcagttacagcaacagcaacaacagcagtTACAGCAACAGCAATCACAACAGCAACAGCTACAGTCATTGTTGCAAATACCAATGAACCAGCTCCAGCAACCAAGGCAACAACAGCTGCCTGAACCCAAGAACTTGCCATTGCCGCAGCAACAATTGCCTCAGCAGCTAGGACAGCAGTCACAAAAAGCTATTATGAGTAATGGTGTAGTTGCTTCTAACCAGATTACAAATCAGCTTGTACTTCAGCAACAGCAATTGCTCTCGGGAGGTATCTCACCACAACAAAGTATTCACTCAGCTAGTAAGACTACATTCCCACTCACATCCCTACCACAAGAATCGCAATTTCTGCAACAAATCGACCAGCAAGCTAGCCTCTTACAGAGGCAGCAGCTTCCCCAACAGACACAGTTGCAACAATCTTCACTGCATTTGTTGCAACAAAACCAGCCACAGAGGGCACCACAACAGCCACCAGTGGCTACAATGTCGCAGCAAACTCCCTCAGAGCAACAGCTACACCTACAGTTACTACAGAAATTGCAGCAGCATCAGCAGCACCAACAACTTCTTTCCACATCTAGCCCGCTTTTGCAGCCTCAGCTTCTGCAACAACAAAGTACTCCCCAACAAAACCAGCAATTAACACAGCTGCCTGCATCTCAGCATCAGACTCAACAGCTTGGGAATAATGCATTTTCAACAGAGAAGGTACTCAATAGCAAcagcttctcttcttctcttatgcaacCACACCAGCTTCCTGTGAACCACCCCCAGAATACACAGAAATCGCTTGCAATCACTAGAGCCCCCTCTACACTTACAGATGGAGATGCCCCATCATGCTCAACCTCTCCATCTACTAATAACTGCCAGATATCTCCATCAAATCTCCTGAAAAGAAATCAACAAGTACCTGCTACATTAGGGGGTAGTTTGGTAGTGGAGTCCACTAGTAATCTGATACAGGAGCTTCAGAGTAAGTCTGACATGCAGATAAAAAATGAGTTCTCAAATGTGAAAGGGTTTGACCAGCTTAAGTATAAAGGGACAATCACTGATCAGATggaagcttcttcttctggaacATCTTACTGTCTTGATCCTGGTAATGTCCAGCAGAGCTTACCACTTTCCAACTTTTGTATGGAAGGGGATGTCCAATCACACTCTAGAAGCAATCTACCATTTGACTCTAATCTTGATGGTCTAACGCCTGATCCTGTGCTTATGAGGGGGTATGATTCTCAGAAAGATCTTCAAAACATGTTGTCTAATTATGGTGGTGCCCCGAGAGACATTGAAACTGAGCTGTCAACTGCTGACATCAGCTCACAGTCGTTTGGAGTGCCAAACATGCCTTTTAATCCTGGTTGCTCAGGTGATGTTGGCATTAATGATACTGGGGTTTTAAATAATGGCTTGCGGGCTAACCAAACTCAACGAATGCGAACATATACTAAG GTTCAAAAGCGTGGCTCTGTTGGAAGATGTATTGATGTCACCCGCTACAAGGGCTACGACGAACTCCGGAATGATTTGGCTCGAATGTTTGGCATTGAAGGGCAGCTTGAAGATCCTCAAAGGACTGACTGGAAATTGGTATATGTAGATCATGAAAATGACATTCTTCTTGTTGGTGATGACCCTTGGGA AGAATTTGTAAGCTGTGTCCAGAGCATAAAGATACTGTCATATACTGAGGTGCAGCAAATGAGCTTGGATGGAGATTTAGGTAACGTTCCAATCCCCAATCAAGCTTGCAGTGGCACAGACAGTGGCAATGCATGGAGGGGACCGTATGATGATAACTCTGCAGCCTCGTTTAATAGATAA
- the LOC130711356 gene encoding auxin response factor 7-like isoform X2, protein MGLKQNRQPTEFFCKTLTASDTSTHGGFSVPRRAAEKIFPPLDYSMQPPAQELVAKDLHDTTWSFRHIYRGQPKRHLLTTGWSVFVSTKRLFAGDSVLFIRDEKQQLLLGIRRANRQQPALSSSVISSDSMHIGILAAAAHAAANNSPFTIFYNPRASPSEFVIPLAKFNKAMYTQVSLGMRFRMMFETEESGVRRHMGTITGISDLDSARWKSSQWRNLQVGWDESTAGERPSRVSIWEIEPVVTPFYICPPPFFRPKFPRQPGMPDDESDIENAFKRAMPWLGDDFGMKDASGSIFPGLSLVQWMSMQQNNQFSAAQSGCFPPMLSPNTLHSNLGTDDPSKLLSFQAPALSAPSLQFNKPNLPNQINQLHQSPVSWPQQQQQQQQQQQQQQQQLQLQHQQQQQQLQQQQQQQQQQQLQQQQQQQLQQQQSQQQQLQSLLQIPMNQLQQPRQQQLPEPKNLPLPQQQLPQQLGQQSQKAIMSNGVVASNQITNQLVLQQQQLLSGGISPQQSIHSASKTTFPLTSLPQESQFLQQIDQQASLLQRQQLPQQTQLQQSSLHLLQQNQPQRAPQQPPVATMSQQTPSEQQLHLQLLQKLQQHQQHQQLLSTSSPLLQPQLLQQQSTPQQNQQLTQLPASQHQTQQLGNNAFSTEKVLNSNSFSSSLMQPHQLPVNHPQNTQKSLAITRAPSTLTDGDAPSCSTSPSTNNCQISPSNLLKRNQQVPATLGGSLVVESTSNLIQELQSKSDMQIKNEFSNVKGFDQLKYKGTITDQMEASSSGTSYCLDPGNVQQSLPLSNFCMEGDVQSHSRSNLPFDSNLDGLTPDPVLMRGYDSQKDLQNMLSNYGGAPRDIETELSTADISSQSFGVPNMPFNPGCSGDVGINDTGVLNNGLRANQTQRMRTYTKVQKRGSVGRCIDVTRYKGYDELRNDLARMFGIEGQLEDPQRTDWKLVYVDHENDILLVGDDPWEEFVSCVQSIKILSYTEVQQMSLDGDLGNVPIPNQACSGTDSGNAWRGPYDDNSAASFNR, encoded by the exons ATGGGTCTCAAACAAAACCGACAACCTACAGAGTTCTTTTGCAAAACTCTTACAGCTAGTGATACAAGCACTCATGGTGGATTTTCTGTGCCTCGTAGAGCAGCTGAGAAAATATTCCCCCCCTTG GATTATTCTATGCAACCTCCCGCTCAGGAGCTTGTTGCCAAAGATTTGCACGACACTACATGGTCATTTAGACATATTTATCGGG GACAACCAAAGAGGCATCTGTTGACTACTGGTTGGAGTGTATTTGTCAGCACAAAAAGACTATTTGCTGGAGATTCTGTTCTTTTTATCAG AGATGAAAAACAGCAACTTCTTTTAGGCATAAGGCGTGCTAATAGACAGCAACCAGCACTTTCTTCATCAGTAATATCCAGTGACAGCATGCACATTGGCATTCTTGCTGCAGCAGCTCATGCTGCTGCAAATAACAGCCCATTTACTATATTTTACAATCCAAG GGCCAGCCCCTCAGAATTCGTTATTCCATTGGCCAAGTTTAACAAAGCCATGTACACTCAAGTTTCTCTAGGGATGAGATTTAGGATGATGTTCGAAACAGAGGAGTCTGGAGTACGCAGACATATGGGTACAATCACTGGGATTAGTGACTTGGATTCTGCCCGATGGAAAAGTTCACAGTGGCGCAATCTTCAG GTTGGATGGGATGAATCAACAGCTGGTGAGCGCCCGAGCAGAGTTTCAATTTGGGAAATTGAACCAGTAGTGACTCCTTTCTATATTTGTCCACCTCCATTTTTTAGGCCTAAGTTTCCCAGACAACCAGGAATGCCAG ATGACGAGTCTGATATAGAAAATGCTTTTAAGAGAGCTATGCCATGGCTTGGGGATGACTTTGGCATGAAGGATGCCTCAGGTTCAATCTTCCCTGGTTTGAGTTTAGTGCAGTGGATGAGCATGCAGCAGAATAATCAGTTCTCTGCTGCTCAATCAGGATGTTTCCCACCCATGCTTTCTCCTAATACTCTGCATAGTAACCTTGGCACGGATGACCCATCCAAGCTACTCAGCTTTCAAGCTCCTGCCCTCTCTGCACCAAGTCTTCAATTTAATAAACCTAATTTACCAAACCAAATCAACCAGCTGCACCAGTCCCCAGTATCATGGcctcagcagcagcagcagcagcaacaacaacagcagcagcagcagcagcagctacAGCTGCAACAtcaacagcagcagcagcagctacaacaacagcaacaacaacaacagcagcagcagttacagcaacagcaacaacagcagtTACAGCAACAGCAATCACAACAGCAACAGCTACAGTCATTGTTGCAAATACCAATGAACCAGCTCCAGCAACCAAGGCAACAACAGCTGCCTGAACCCAAGAACTTGCCATTGCCGCAGCAACAATTGCCTCAGCAGCTAGGACAGCAGTCACAAAAAGCTATTATGAGTAATGGTGTAGTTGCTTCTAACCAGATTACAAATCAGCTTGTACTTCAGCAACAGCAATTGCTCTCGGGAGGTATCTCACCACAACAAAGTATTCACTCAGCTAGTAAGACTACATTCCCACTCACATCCCTACCACAAGAATCGCAATTTCTGCAACAAATCGACCAGCAAGCTAGCCTCTTACAGAGGCAGCAGCTTCCCCAACAGACACAGTTGCAACAATCTTCACTGCATTTGTTGCAACAAAACCAGCCACAGAGGGCACCACAACAGCCACCAGTGGCTACAATGTCGCAGCAAACTCCCTCAGAGCAACAGCTACACCTACAGTTACTACAGAAATTGCAGCAGCATCAGCAGCACCAACAACTTCTTTCCACATCTAGCCCGCTTTTGCAGCCTCAGCTTCTGCAACAACAAAGTACTCCCCAACAAAACCAGCAATTAACACAGCTGCCTGCATCTCAGCATCAGACTCAACAGCTTGGGAATAATGCATTTTCAACAGAGAAGGTACTCAATAGCAAcagcttctcttcttctcttatgcaacCACACCAGCTTCCTGTGAACCACCCCCAGAATACACAGAAATCGCTTGCAATCACTAGAGCCCCCTCTACACTTACAGATGGAGATGCCCCATCATGCTCAACCTCTCCATCTACTAATAACTGCCAGATATCTCCATCAAATCTCCTGAAAAGAAATCAACAAGTACCTGCTACATTAGGGGGTAGTTTGGTAGTGGAGTCCACTAGTAATCTGATACAGGAGCTTCAGAGTAAGTCTGACATGCAGATAAAAAATGAGTTCTCAAATGTGAAAGGGTTTGACCAGCTTAAGTATAAAGGGACAATCACTGATCAGATggaagcttcttcttctggaacATCTTACTGTCTTGATCCTGGTAATGTCCAGCAGAGCTTACCACTTTCCAACTTTTGTATGGAAGGGGATGTCCAATCACACTCTAGAAGCAATCTACCATTTGACTCTAATCTTGATGGTCTAACGCCTGATCCTGTGCTTATGAGGGGGTATGATTCTCAGAAAGATCTTCAAAACATGTTGTCTAATTATGGTGGTGCCCCGAGAGACATTGAAACTGAGCTGTCAACTGCTGACATCAGCTCACAGTCGTTTGGAGTGCCAAACATGCCTTTTAATCCTGGTTGCTCAGGTGATGTTGGCATTAATGATACTGGGGTTTTAAATAATGGCTTGCGGGCTAACCAAACTCAACGAATGCGAACATATACTAAG GTTCAAAAGCGTGGCTCTGTTGGAAGATGTATTGATGTCACCCGCTACAAGGGCTACGACGAACTCCGGAATGATTTGGCTCGAATGTTTGGCATTGAAGGGCAGCTTGAAGATCCTCAAAGGACTGACTGGAAATTGGTATATGTAGATCATGAAAATGACATTCTTCTTGTTGGTGATGACCCTTGGGA AGAATTTGTAAGCTGTGTCCAGAGCATAAAGATACTGTCATATACTGAGGTGCAGCAAATGAGCTTGGATGGAGATTTAGGTAACGTTCCAATCCCCAATCAAGCTTGCAGTGGCACAGACAGTGGCAATGCATGGAGGGGACCGTATGATGATAACTCTGCAGCCTCGTTTAATAGATAA
- the LOC130711357 gene encoding 20 kDa chaperonin, chloroplastic-like, which produces MATSQFTASSISARNLPSLEGLRPSALQFHHVGRVRIATPTQKWFPSLVVKAATVVAPKHTAIKPLGDRVLVKIKEAEEKTVGGILLPSTAQSKPQGGEVVAVGEGKSIGNNKVDISVKTGAKVVYSKYAGTEVEFNGSKHLILKDDDIVGILETDEVQDLKPLNDRVLIKVAAAEEKTAGGLLLTEATKEKPSIGTVIAAGPGTLDEEGNRKPLSVTPGSTVLYSKYAGNDFKGKDGSEYIVLRVSDVMATLS; this is translated from the exons ATGGCGACTTCTCAGTTCACTGCATCATCCATTTCCGCCAGGAACTTGCCATCCCTTGAAGGGCTTCGACCTTCagctcttcaatttcatcatgTTGGGCGTGTCAGAATTGCCACTCCCACTCAGAAGTGGTTCCCCTCTCTGGTTGTCAAAGCTGCCACTGTTGTCGCCCCAAAG CACACCGCTATTAAGCCGCTCGGTGATAGAGTTTTGGTAAAAATTAAGGAGGCAGAAGAGAAGACTGTGGGTGGGATTTTACTGCCTAGCACTGCTCAATCAAAGCCTCAAGGAGGTGAGGTGGTTGCTGTTGGAGAAGGGAAGTCAATTGGGAACAACAAAGTTGATATTAGTGTGAAG ACAGGGGCAAAAGTTGTATATTCAAAGTACGCAGGGACTGAGGTGGAGTTCAATGGTTCAAAGCATCTTATACTGAAGGATGATGACATCGTTGGTATCCTTGAAACTGATGAGGTCCAGGATCTTAAACCCTTGAATGACAGAGTTTTGATAAAG GTTGCAGCAGCTGAGGAGAAAACTGCTGGGGGTTTGTTGCTCACGGAGGCAACCAAGGAGAAACCATCTATTGGAACA GTGATAGCAGCTGGTCCAGGTACTCTGGATGAGGAAGGCAACAGAAAACCGTTGTCTGTTACACCTGGGAGTACAGTTCTGTACTCTAAATACGCGGGGAATGACTTCAAGGGCAAAGATGGTTCTGAATACATTGTTTTGAGGGTTTCGGATGTCATGGCAACCCTCTCTTAA
- the LOC130716262 gene encoding ethylene-responsive transcription factor ERF017-like gives MVKQSMVKVEEKHDSSSIYRGVRKRKWGKYVSEIRLPNSRQRIWLGSYDSAEKAARAFDAAMFCLRGRSGRFNFPDNPPDIAGGRSMTPPQIQAAAAHFANTESGQDSRDTHPGRPEPAESGVVSSSSEGTALVGMEESPSPCVSEVTVQTDSDGGVNNGLLPDLFAPIGSGDFGSGYGLFPGFDEFSGDFYVPELESLNYCEEENTDGYIIEDSFLWNF, from the coding sequence ATGGTGAAGCAGAGCATGGTTAAGGTTGAGGAGAAACATGATTCTTCTTCCATTTACAGAGGTGTTAGAAAGAGGAAGTGGGGTAAATATGTCTCTGAAATCAGATTACCCAACAGCCGCCAGAGAATCTGGCTCGGGTCTTACGATTCTGCTGAGAAGGCGGCGCGTGCATTCGACGCTGCCATGTTCTGTTTACGCGGCCGCAGCGGGAGGTTCAATTTCCCGGACAACCCGCCAGACATCGCCGGCGGGAGGTCTATGACGCCGCCTCAGATTCAAGCCGCCGCCGCCCATTTCGCCAACACGGAGTCGGGCCAAGACAGCCGTGACACTCACCCGGGTCGACCCGAACCAGCTGAATCGGGTGTGGTTTCTTCTTCTTCGGAGGGAACGGCGTTGGTGGGTATGGAGGAGTCTCCGTCGCCTTGTGTTTCTGAGGTGACGGTTCAAACGGACAGTGACGGCGGCGTGAACAACGGGTTGCTGCCGGATTTGTTTGCGCCGATCGGGTCGGGTGATTTTGGATCGGGTTATGGGCTTTTTCCTGGGTTTGATGAATTTAGCGGCGATTTTTATGTGCCGGAATTGGAGAGCCTTAACTATTGTGAAGAAGAAAACACGGATGGGTACATAATCGAGGACTCTTTTTTGTGGaatttctga